DNA sequence from the Sporichthyaceae bacterium genome:
CGGGCGGTTGCCGACGAGAACCTCAACGCCTTGATCAAGGTGCCGGGGATCGGTCGCAAGGGCGCGCAGCGGATCGTCCTGGAGCTCAAGGACCGGCTCGGTCCGCCGCGCGAAGCCTCGGCCGCCGTCCCGGCGGCCCGGGCCGGCCAGGCCGCCTGGCAGGACCAGGTCGCCGGGGCCCTGCTGAATCTGGGTTGGTCCGCCCGCGAGGCGGAGTCCGCGGTGGAAGTGGTCGCCTCCGACCTGGCCGAGGACGAGACGCAACGCACGGTCGAGGCCACGGTCTCGGTGGCGCTTCGCGCGGCGTTGCGGGTGCTGGACCGGACCCCGTGAGCGAACGGCTCGGTTCGATCCCGGCCGCCACCGGTCCTGCCGAGGCGGCCGACAGCCTGGTCGACAACTTGGTCGACGCGGTCGCGCACGTCGACGACGTCGCGATCGAGGCGGCGCTTCGGCCCAAGCGGCTCGGGGAGTTCGTCGGGCAGGAGCGGGTCCGCGAGCAGTTGTCGCTGGTGCTCGAGGCTGCCCGGCTGCGGGGCCGGCCGCCCGACCACGTCCTGCTGTCCGGGCCGCCGGGCCTGGGCAAGACCACGCTGGCCATGATCATCGCCGCGGAGCTGGCGATGCCGCTGCGCGTCACCAGCGGCCCGGCCATCCAGCACGCCGGCGACCTGGCCGCGCTGCTGTCCTCGCTCAGCGAGGGCGAGGTGCTCTTCCTCGACGAGATCCACCGGATGGCCCGGCCCGCCGAGGAGATGCTCTACATGGCGATGGAGGACTTCCGGGTCGACGTCGTCGTGGGGAAGGGTGCGGGCGCGACCGCGATCCCGTTGGAGATCCCGCCGTTCACGCTGGTCGGGGCCACCACCCGGGCGGGGCTGCTGCCGGGTCCGCTGCGCGACCGGTTCGGGTTCACCGCCCACATGGACTTCTACTCGGCCGAGGAACTCGGCCGGGTCCTGCGACGCTCGGCCGACCTGCTCGAGGTCGACCTGGTCCCGGCCGGTGCCGCCGAGATCGCCGGGCGCTCGCGGGGGACACCCCGGATCGCGAACCGACTGCTGCGCCGGGTGCGCGACTTCGCGCAGGTTCGGGCCGACGGCCGGGTCACCCTCGAGGTGGCCGCCGCCGGGCTGGCCCTCTACGACGTGGACAGCATCGGCCTCGACCGGCTCGACCGGGCGGTGCTCGACGCCTTGGTGCGCCGCTTCGGCGGAGGCCCGGTTGGGTTGTCCACACTCGCGGTGGCCGTCGGGGAGGAGACGGAGACCGTCGAGGAGGTCGCCGAGCCGTTCCTGGTCCGGGTCGGGCTGTTGGCCCGGACCCCCCGGGGCAGGGTGGCCACCCCTGCCGCCTGGGTCCACCTGGGGCTCACCCCGCCGGGTGGGGCGGCGATGCCGCAGGGCGGACTGTTCGAGTCGTGATCGTCGCGCCTGGTGGGTTTGCCACGCCCGGCCAATAGACTCCCCGGGTGTCCGCCAACTTCGTCCTGTTCCTGCTGCTCGTGGCGGCGTTC
Encoded proteins:
- the ruvA gene encoding Holliday junction branch migration protein RuvA; the encoded protein is MISFVSGRVAALGPDAAVIEVGGVGLSLYCTPNTLAGLRLGERAQLSSALIVREDSLTLYGFADDDERAVFELLLTTSGIGPRIAQAMLAVHNPEALRRAVADENLNALIKVPGIGRKGAQRIVLELKDRLGPPREASAAVPAARAGQAAWQDQVAGALLNLGWSAREAESAVEVVASDLAEDETQRTVEATVSVALRAALRVLDRTP
- the ruvB gene encoding Holliday junction branch migration DNA helicase RuvB; the encoded protein is MVDNLVDAVAHVDDVAIEAALRPKRLGEFVGQERVREQLSLVLEAARLRGRPPDHVLLSGPPGLGKTTLAMIIAAELAMPLRVTSGPAIQHAGDLAALLSSLSEGEVLFLDEIHRMARPAEEMLYMAMEDFRVDVVVGKGAGATAIPLEIPPFTLVGATTRAGLLPGPLRDRFGFTAHMDFYSAEELGRVLRRSADLLEVDLVPAGAAEIAGRSRGTPRIANRLLRRVRDFAQVRADGRVTLEVAAAGLALYDVDSIGLDRLDRAVLDALVRRFGGGPVGLSTLAVAVGEETETVEEVAEPFLVRVGLLARTPRGRVATPAAWVHLGLTPPGGAAMPQGGLFES